One window from the genome of Mucilaginibacter ginsenosidivorans encodes:
- a CDS encoding glycoside hydrolase family 3 C-terminal domain-containing protein — translation MKRKVSILSILAILWCVGASAQKKPAAAAPQLGKSPLKAVIKAMTVEEKVKLVVGMGFKMPGASSAPKKKDTGTTAVPAATPPAFTLPPIDPSDDIPEKVPGAAGRTHAIKRLGIPSITVSDGPAGIRIDPIRNGDSSKTYYATAFPVGTLLASSWDVNLVHKVGVAFGNEIHEYGADVILGPGANIHRNPLGGRNFEYYSEDPLVSGSMAAAIINGIQSQGVGTSIKHFVANNQETNRNSVNTIVSQRALREIYLKDFEIAIKASHPWTVMSSYNKLNGPYTSENPDLLTTILKKEWGFKGFVMTDWFGGRDAVAQVNAGNDLLMPGTTMQSKAIIEAVNSGKIKMSQLDANVERILNIVLKSPEFKKYKYSSKPDLKKNAAVSRMAAAQGMVLLKNDDKALPLNGKKVALFGNTSYDLIAGGTGSGNVNKAYTISLIQGLTNGGYSADANLKNAYETYISDAKAKQPKSRMSFFMLPPPIPQMAITPDMLSQEAENADVAVITLGRNAGEGADRKVENDFNLMDSEQALIKNISDAFHAKGKKLVVVLNIGGVIETASWRGQVDGILLAWQPGLEAGNAITDVLSGKVNPSGKLATTFPVKYDDEPSAKDFPGKELPMPEGEKPNPMRGHPAVVTYEEGIYVGYRYFTTFDVKPAYEFGYGLSYTKFKYSDLKLSSKTFNGAITATVTVTNTGNVAGREVVELYVSAPAATLQKPEEELRAFGKTKTLQPKESQTMSFTLSAKDLESFNTAQSVWVSEAGTYTVKVGASSTDIKKTQKFELPKTIVVEKVHNVLKPEVQIDELKK, via the coding sequence ATGAAAAGAAAAGTATCCATTTTGTCCATCCTTGCCATCTTATGGTGTGTGGGCGCATCGGCTCAAAAAAAGCCTGCCGCAGCCGCTCCGCAGCTGGGCAAGAGCCCTTTGAAGGCGGTTATAAAAGCTATGACCGTGGAAGAAAAAGTTAAATTAGTAGTGGGCATGGGCTTTAAAATGCCGGGAGCAAGCTCTGCCCCGAAAAAGAAGGACACCGGAACCACCGCGGTACCTGCAGCAACGCCGCCTGCTTTTACGTTGCCCCCGATAGATCCAAGTGACGACATTCCTGAAAAGGTGCCGGGGGCTGCAGGGCGTACACATGCTATAAAACGACTCGGTATACCGTCCATTACTGTTTCTGATGGTCCAGCCGGTATCCGCATTGATCCTATACGTAACGGCGATAGTTCAAAAACTTACTATGCTACCGCTTTCCCGGTGGGCACTTTGCTGGCATCGTCGTGGGATGTTAACCTGGTGCACAAAGTGGGTGTTGCCTTCGGTAATGAGATACACGAATACGGTGCTGATGTGATATTGGGCCCCGGCGCTAATATTCACCGCAACCCACTGGGGGGGCGTAACTTTGAATATTATTCCGAAGATCCCCTGGTATCGGGCAGTATGGCCGCTGCTATTATCAATGGCATACAATCGCAGGGGGTAGGGACGTCTATCAAACATTTTGTCGCCAATAACCAGGAAACCAACCGCAACAGCGTTAATACTATTGTGAGCCAAAGGGCGCTGCGCGAGATATACCTGAAGGATTTCGAAATCGCCATCAAGGCGTCGCACCCATGGACAGTAATGTCGTCCTACAATAAACTGAACGGCCCTTATACCTCCGAAAACCCTGACCTGCTGACCACTATACTTAAAAAGGAGTGGGGCTTTAAAGGTTTTGTAATGACCGACTGGTTTGGTGGCCGCGACGCTGTTGCACAGGTGAATGCCGGTAACGACCTGCTGATGCCAGGCACCACCATGCAATCCAAAGCGATCATTGAGGCAGTTAACAGCGGCAAGATCAAAATGTCGCAGTTGGACGCCAATGTCGAAAGGATATTGAATATTGTCCTTAAATCGCCCGAATTTAAAAAGTATAAATACTCAAGCAAACCCGACCTGAAAAAGAACGCAGCCGTATCGCGTATGGCAGCGGCACAGGGCATGGTACTGCTAAAAAATGATGATAAGGCATTACCATTAAATGGTAAAAAAGTTGCACTTTTCGGTAATACATCTTATGACCTGATAGCCGGTGGAACCGGTAGCGGTAACGTGAACAAGGCATACACTATTTCGCTTATCCAGGGCCTTACCAATGGGGGTTATTCGGCTGACGCTAACCTGAAAAACGCGTATGAGACTTATATAAGCGATGCAAAAGCCAAACAGCCAAAGAGCAGGATGTCGTTTTTTATGCTTCCGCCGCCTATTCCGCAAATGGCTATAACGCCTGATATGCTGTCGCAGGAGGCTGAAAATGCCGATGTGGCAGTAATCACCCTCGGCAGGAACGCCGGCGAGGGCGCCGACCGCAAGGTGGAAAACGATTTCAATTTAATGGATTCGGAACAGGCCCTGATCAAAAATATTTCGGATGCATTCCACGCTAAAGGCAAAAAACTGGTAGTAGTGCTGAACATTGGCGGTGTTATTGAAACCGCAAGCTGGCGCGGCCAGGTTGACGGTATCCTGCTGGCATGGCAGCCAGGCCTTGAGGCCGGTAACGCCATAACCGATGTATTAAGCGGCAAAGTAAACCCTTCGGGTAAACTGGCTACCACTTTCCCGGTTAAATATGACGACGAGCCTTCGGCAAAAGACTTTCCTGGCAAGGAACTCCCAATGCCCGAAGGTGAGAAGCCGAACCCTATGCGCGGCCACCCCGCTGTAGTTACTTATGAAGAAGGCATTTACGTGGGCTACCGCTACTTCACCACTTTTGATGTGAAACCGGCTTACGAGTTTGGCTACGGCTTATCTTACACCAAATTCAAATACAGCGATCTGAAACTAAGTTCTAAAACCTTTAATGGCGCTATTACCGCAACAGTTACCGTTACCAATACCGGCAACGTAGCCGGCCGCGAAGTGGTTGAGCTTTATGTAAGTGCGCCTGCAGCAACTTTGCAGAAACCCGAAGAAGAACTGCGTGCATTTGGCAAAACTAAAACCCTGCAGCCTAAAGAATCGCAAACCATGAGTTTTACCTTATCGGCAAAGGACCTCGAATCGTTTAATACGGCACAATCGGTCTGGGTTAGCGAAGCGGGTACCTATACCGTAAAAGTTGGCGCTTCATCTACGGATATCAAAAAGACGCAAAAATTTGAATTGCCAAAAACCATCGTTGTCGAAAAAGTACACAATGTGTTAAAGCCTGAAGTGCAGATAGATGAACTAAAGAAATAA